A genome region from Gossypium hirsutum isolate 1008001.06 chromosome A04, Gossypium_hirsutum_v2.1, whole genome shotgun sequence includes the following:
- the LOC107944231 gene encoding putative receptor like protein 25 — protein MGLKYASIHSGFYTYSIGIIMKGTYMELEKIFTMWMIIDLSNNQFEGEIPKVIGKLNLLKGLNLSHNNLNGRIPTSVGNLTSLEWLDLSSNRLSGTIPNRLADLPFLSSINVSENQLHGQIPQGKQYNRFGNDSYEGNKGLCGFPVSKVCNIIEPAPPNVLEKDGSKSNIAFGWKVVLIGYGCGILLGMSVGYVVSQTGKQKWLVNLVENQNEKRRRKKSKNYIVSKQAGRKDCKRTAKFDGSFYVKPFNE, from the coding sequence ATGGGCTTGAAGTATGCTTCTATCCATAGTGGATTCTATACCTATTCCATCGGAATTATTATGAAAGGAACCTATATGGAATTGGAAAAAATTTTCACCATGTGGATGATCATTGATCTCTCAAACAATCAGTTTGAAGGAGAGATTCCAAAGGTTATTGGGAAGCTTAACTTACTGAAAGGGCTTAACCTTTCTCATAATAACCTTAATGGTAGGATCCCCACATCAGTAGGGAATTTGACAAGTCTTGAATGGTTGGACCTATCTTCAAACAGGTTGTCTGGGACGATTCCAAATAGATTGGCAGATCTTCCATTTCTTTCGTCCATAAATGTTTCTGAAAATCAACTCCATGGTCAGATTCCTCAAGGAAAACAATACAACAGATTTGGAAATGATTCATATGAAGGAAATAAGGGACTATGCGGGTTTCCGGTCTCGAAAGTTTGCAACATCATTGAGCCAGCCCCTCCAAATGTGCTTGAAAAAGATGGCTCAAAATCAAATATTGCTTTTGGTTGGAAAGTGGTGTTGATAGGTTATGGATGCGGAATACTGCTCGGAATGTCGGTGGGATATGTTGTTTCCCAAACTGGTAAGCAGAAATGGTTGGTGAATTTGGTTGAAAACCAAAATGAGAAGAGGCGAAGAAAAAAGTCAAAGAATTACATAGTTTCCAAACAAGCTGGGAGGAAGGATTGCAAGAGAACTGCTAAATTTGATGGCTCTTTCTATGTTAAACCTTTCAATGAATGA
- the LOC107931110 gene encoding receptor-like protein 43 yields the protein MRDDVLPTTSADPPREAGPDGAEIALFSEPEIVPTIPEDVEGGSDDEENVRFKAYSPQPTCIMSIQGVLGSGNVSRSHSCSHHKAASLIQFKNSFSITQTRDAAVYCDDIAGLKSYPKTNSWKEGTDCCSWDGVTCDHLNAHVIALDLSCRLVPRSLGNLLQLNHLDLSWNQLSGQIPRSLGNLLQLTHLVLWQNQLSGKIPRSLGNLLQLTHLSLSGNQLSRQIPLSILNLTQLEYLRIGENSLQGSIPDEVIAFPNLISLSLTGNLLNGTLPSWLYTAPSLKLQFDPWKSFDSSFEDQCLSDSNNSFNGEVSSLICNVTFLQILDLSHNNLSGTIPQCFGNLSDSLGFLNLKKNKFYGTIPLTFAKGCQLSNFNLNGNLLEGPLTPSIFNCKGLEVLDLGNNKINDTFPHWLGSLPQLQVLVLKSNHMHGSLCVNSSKSSPFFFSKIQIFDLSSNYFSGPLPVRYINSFKAIINLEKIGSTVSYMGENDHGGRGFYTYSIGIVIKGQYMELVKIFNMWMIIDLSNNQFEGEIPKVVRDDSK from the exons AtgagggatgatgtactccccaCGACGTCtgccg ATCCACCTCGAGAGGCTGGCCCCGATGGTGCAGAAattgcattattttctgaaccagagATTGTTCCAACCATACCTGAAGATGTCGAAGGGGgttcagatgatgaagaaaatgTGCGATTCAAGGCGTACTCGCctcagcccacatgcataatgtcgattcAAGGCGTACTCGGCTCCGGGAACGTGTCTC gatCTCACTCTTGCTCTCACCACAAAGCTGCTTCTCTAATCCAGTTCAAGAATTCCTTTTCCATCACTCAAACAAGGGATGCTGCTGTGTATTGCGATGATATTGCTGGCCTTAAATCTTATCCCAAAACAAATTCATGGAAGGAGGGTACAGATTGTTGCTCATGGGATGGGGTCACTTGTGACCACCTAAATGCTCATGTTATTGCCCTTGACTTGAGCTGCA GACTGGTTCCAAGATCACTGGGAAACCTCTTGCAACTTAATCATTTAGACTTGTCGTGGAACCAATTGAGTGGACAAATTCCAAGATCATTGGGGAACCTCTTGCAACTCACTCATTTAGTGTTGTGGCAAAACCAATTGAGTGGAAAAATTCCAAGATCATTGGGGAACCTCTTGCAACTCACTCATTTAAGCTTATCGGGGAACCAATTGAGTAGACAAATTCCATTATCAATTCTAAACCTAACGCAGCTTGAATACTTGAGAATAGGTGAAAATTCATTACAAGGTTCCATTCCAGATGAGGTAATCGCTTTTCCTAATCTAATATCTTTAAGCTTAACTGGTAATTTACTCAATGGAACACTTCCGTCATGGTTGTACACTGCTCCCTCCTTAAAG CTCCAATTTGATCCGTGGAAATCTTTCGATTCCAGCTTCGAGGATCAGTGTCTTTCTGATTCAAATAATAGTTTCAATGGAGAGGTCTCTTCTTTAATCTGCAATGTCACTTTTCTTCAAATTCTTGATTTGTCCCACAATAACTTGAGTGGAACAATCCCGCAATGTTTTGGAAATTTGAGCGACAGCCTTGGATTCTTGAATCTGAAGAAAAACAAGTTTTATGGGACGATTCCTCTAACATTTGCGAAGGGCTGCCAATTGAGTAATTTCAACTTAAATGGAAATCTATTAGAAGGGCCTTTGACACCATCCATCTTTAATTGTAAAGGTCTGGAAGTGCTAGATCTTGGAAACAACAAGATCAATGATACATTTCCTCACTGGTTGGGAAGTCTTCCACAGCTACAAGTTCTTGTATTGAAGTCAAATCATATGCATGGTTCCTTGTGTGTCAATAGCTCCAAGTCTAGccccttttttttctctaaaatccaaatttttgaCCTCTCAAGTAATTATTTTTCCGGACCCCTACCAGTGAGATACATCAACAGCTTCAAGGCTATCATAAATCTAGAGAAGATTGGGAGTACAGTGTCGTACATGGGTGAAAATGATCATGGAGGGCGTGGCTTCTATACCTATTCCATTGGAATTGTTATAAAAGGACAATATATGGAATtggtgaaaattttcaacatgtgGATGATCATTGATCTATCAAACAATCAGTTTGAAGGGGAGATTCCAAAG GTTGTCCGGGACGATTCCAAATAG
- the LOC107931165 gene encoding uncharacterized protein isoform X4, protein MRSSVSKTLIKMSSIVLRSRTISTNFSSKIISQRGLCSGVVSSSSDPSKGTIISSQSILSGRSTPPPPAPEVAPQVSGGKIWSFVKYGLIAGVTGTTGYAGYLSYKCSCEEVDHKANALRAAASYTPSEDASANDKYGGLLYSAAMTGHLVCIV, encoded by the exons ATGCGGAGTAGTGTTTCAAAAACTCTAATAAAAATGTCTTCCATTGTTCTTAGATCTCGAACAATTTCAACTAATTTCAGTtcaaagattatttctcaaaggGGTTTATGTTCAGGAGTGGTTTCTTCTTCTTCGGATCCTTCTAAAGGAACAATAATTTCTTCACAATCCATTCTCTCCGGTCGGTCGACACCTCCTCCTCCGGCGCCGGAAGTTGCCCCACAGGTTTCGGGAGGGAAAATTTGGAGCTTTGTTAAGTACGGACTCATTGCAGGTGTTACTGGAACTACTGGCTATGCTGGTTATCTCTCTTATA AGTGTTCATGTGAGGAAGTAGATCATAAAGCAAATGCATTGCGGGCTGCGGCGAGTTATACTCCTAGTGAAGATGCTTCTGCTAATGAT AAATATGGAGGCTTGCTTTACTCTGCTGCAATGACAG GGCATTTGGTTTGCATTGTCTAG
- the LOC107931165 gene encoding uncharacterized protein isoform X2 produces MRSSVSKTLIKMSSIVLRSRTISTNFSSKIISQRGLCSGVVSSSSDPSKGTIISSQSILSGRSTPPPPAPEVAPQVSGGKIWSFVKYGLIAGVTGTTGYAGYLSYKCSCEEVDHKANALRAAASYTPSEDASANDKYGGLLYSAAMTVPGDIPVKIPWRPLY; encoded by the exons ATGCGGAGTAGTGTTTCAAAAACTCTAATAAAAATGTCTTCCATTGTTCTTAGATCTCGAACAATTTCAACTAATTTCAGTtcaaagattatttctcaaaggGGTTTATGTTCAGGAGTGGTTTCTTCTTCTTCGGATCCTTCTAAAGGAACAATAATTTCTTCACAATCCATTCTCTCCGGTCGGTCGACACCTCCTCCTCCGGCGCCGGAAGTTGCCCCACAGGTTTCGGGAGGGAAAATTTGGAGCTTTGTTAAGTACGGACTCATTGCAGGTGTTACTGGAACTACTGGCTATGCTGGTTATCTCTCTTATA AGTGTTCATGTGAGGAAGTAGATCATAAAGCAAATGCATTGCGGGCTGCGGCGAGTTATACTCCTAGTGAAGATGCTTCTGCTAATGAT AAATATGGAGGCTTGCTTTACTCTGCTGCAATGACAG TGCCTGGAGATATTCCGGTAAAAATACCATGGAGGCCCCTGTACTAG
- the LOC107931165 gene encoding uncharacterized protein isoform X3 codes for MRSSVSKTLIKMSSIVLRSRTISTNFSSKIISQRGLCSGVVSSSSDPSKGTIISSQSILSGRSTPPPPAPEVAPQVSGGKIWSFVKYGLIAGVTGTTGYAGYLSYKCSCEEVDHKANALRAAASYTPSEDASANDKYGGLLYSAAMTDSSRQTIQHIWN; via the exons ATGCGGAGTAGTGTTTCAAAAACTCTAATAAAAATGTCTTCCATTGTTCTTAGATCTCGAACAATTTCAACTAATTTCAGTtcaaagattatttctcaaaggGGTTTATGTTCAGGAGTGGTTTCTTCTTCTTCGGATCCTTCTAAAGGAACAATAATTTCTTCACAATCCATTCTCTCCGGTCGGTCGACACCTCCTCCTCCGGCGCCGGAAGTTGCCCCACAGGTTTCGGGAGGGAAAATTTGGAGCTTTGTTAAGTACGGACTCATTGCAGGTGTTACTGGAACTACTGGCTATGCTGGTTATCTCTCTTATA AGTGTTCATGTGAGGAAGTAGATCATAAAGCAAATGCATTGCGGGCTGCGGCGAGTTATACTCCTAGTGAAGATGCTTCTGCTAATGAT AAATATGGAGGCTTGCTTTACTCTGCTGCAATGACAG ATTCCTCAAGGCAAACAATTCAACACATTTGGAACTGA